One Gigantopelta aegis isolate Gae_Host chromosome 1, Gae_host_genome, whole genome shotgun sequence genomic region harbors:
- the LOC121374338 gene encoding dimethylaniline monooxygenase [N-oxide-forming] 1-like, which yields MSKPGRRVAILGAGVSGLASIKSCLEEGLEPICFEQRREIGGMWSGVDESLTGCAPQPYKSLVTNSSKEMTCFSDYPFPKEVPTYMPMKLVRKYLNSYAEHFNLKPYIQLETKIIQVSKARDYDESGKWDIAIEDSNGRRHTEIVHAVIVCTGVCVKPRYPTIEGMVCFKGKIEHSISFTGGEAYKDRNIVVVGNSFSAGDIAVAVCDHANEVHLSVGNGCHVLRRFDEKGRPTDTQLLKRVYKSKWMAPFYEGVRWRISNMTLNHKRVGILPKTPSSSIGTYMLNDEITLKIMSGKVKVVDRVVSLGENEARLEGGREIQDVDVLIFATGYERDFPFLDKEIVEPTETSDEGKLNWYKMVFPVELPHHTLAMVGFVSSDGSHTPLYELQSRLAARVIAGNHKLPAKETMMADIDKWNSFLKTKYSFYKYQVPYVQFQDEIAAEIGVKPNFWELLWKNPRLAFLCQFDTAFPFQFRLAGPHKNERAIEWCYEARENTFSGIQHRIVPLTSSGFALPIDMNILRLVLVGTLAVCLYTLA from the exons GAGGCATGTGGAGTGGGGTTGATGAATCGCTCACGGGTTGTGCACCACAACCGTACAAGTCGCTTGTGACAAACTCTAGCAAAGAAATGACTTGCTTTAGCGACTACCCATTTCCCAAAGAAGTTCCAACTTACATGCCCATGAAACTGGTTCGCAAGTATTTGAACAGCTATGCGGAACATTTCAATCTCAAGCCGTATATACAGCTTGAAACTAAAATTATCCAAGTCTCGAAGGCACGAGATTATGACGAGAGTGGAAAGTGGGACATTGCTATCGAGGACAGTAATGGCCGCCGACATACAGAGATTGTGCATGCAGTTATTGTCTGCACAGGGGTCTGTGTTAAACCACGGTACCCGACGATTGAAGGCATGGTTTGCTTTAAAGGTAAAATAGAACACAGTATCAGTTTCACAGGAGGAGAGGCCTACAAGGACAGGAATATCGTCGTCGTTG GAAATTCTTTTTCTGCTGGTGATATTGCTGTTGCGGTGTGTGATCATGCAAATGAG GTGCATCTCAGTGTTGGAAACGGTTGCCACGTTCTACGAAGATTTGACGAAAAGGGCCGACCGACCGACACACAGCTGCTAAAACGTGTCTACAAGTCGAAGTGGATGGCCCCATTCTATGAGGGGGTCCGATGGAGAATATCAAACATGACATTAAACCATAAGCGTGTTGGAATACTTCCCAAGACACCCAGTTCCAGCATCGGGACGTACATGTTGAATGACGAGATAACCTTGAAGATAATGTCTGGCAAGGTGAAGGTCGTGGATAGAGTGGTCAGTCTGGGTGAGAACGAGGCTCGTCTAGAGGGAGGGCGTGAGATACAGGACGTTGATGTGCTCATTTTCGCCACTGGCTACGAACGTGATTTCCCTTTCTTAGACAAGGAGATCGTGGAGCCTACAGAGACGTCAG ACGAGGGCAAGTTGAACTGGTACAAGATGGTGTTCCCGGTGGAGCTGCCCCACCACACTCTGGCCATGGTGGGCTTCGTGTCGTCGGACGGGTCGCACACGCCGCTGTACGAACTCCAGTCCAGGCTGGCCGCCAGGGTGATCGCAGGCAACCACAAGCTTCCGGCAAAGGAGACAATGATGGCGGATATTGACAAATGGAATAGCTTTCTGAAAACTAAATATTCCTTCTACAAATACCAG GTGCCGTACGTACAGTTCCAGGACGAAATCGCCGCCGAGATAGGTGTGAAACCCAACTTCTGGGAGTTACTGTGGAAGAACCCGAGGCTTGCGTTCCTGTGCCAGTTCGACACGGCCTTCCCGTTTCAGTTTCGCCTAGCCGGCCCCCACAAGAATGAGCGCGCGATCGAGTGGTGTTACGAGGCCCGGGAAAACACGTTCTCGGGAATCCAGCACAGAATCGTCCCGCTCACCTCCAGCGGCTTTGCGCTTCCCATCGACATGAACATATTGCGTCTAGTTCTCGTGGGTACGCTGGCCGTTTGCCTCTATACGCTGGCTTGA